The following are from one region of the Salicibibacter kimchii genome:
- the sirA gene encoding sporulation inhibitor of replication protein SirA — protein MHRYDIYLLKPGIARQFIQLENKLFQLFKEYETVPSLRREVQMQIDYICQPISIHHLGEWLSSARITPFSQGREDGFVYYLEESEGVKVRLSERRVQIWSTLDMEDEWPWFDQLQAYDPYFFVCDIGREKHGWLKPIKMHTHLFG, from the coding sequence TTGCACCGATACGATATTTATCTTCTAAAGCCAGGAATCGCACGGCAATTTATTCAGTTGGAAAACAAACTCTTCCAACTTTTTAAAGAGTATGAGACCGTGCCCTCCCTTCGCCGCGAGGTCCAGATGCAAATCGATTATATTTGTCAGCCGATTTCCATTCATCATTTGGGGGAATGGCTTTCTTCCGCGCGAATAACCCCTTTTTCACAGGGGAGAGAGGATGGTTTTGTCTACTATTTGGAAGAAAGCGAAGGAGTAAAAGTAAGGCTCTCTGAAAGAAGAGTGCAAATTTGGAGCACCCTTGATATGGAGGATGAATGGCCATGGTTCGATCAATTGCAGGCGTATGATCCTTATTTTTTTGTTTGCGATATCGGACGGGAAAAACACGGGTGGTTGAAACCGATCAAAATGCATACCCATCTTTTTGGGTGA
- the tkt gene encoding transketolase — MTSNIEQRAINTIRTLSIDSVNRANAGHPGLPMGAAPMAFALWTRHFKHHPAKPSWWDRDRFVLSAGHGSMLLYSLLHVSGYDLSLEELKNFRQMGSKTPGHPEYGHTAGVDATTGPLGQGIAMSVGMAMAEAHLAATYNREGYDLFNHYTYVICSDGDVMEGVASESASLAGHQQLGRLIVLYDSNDISLDGDLNRAFSEDVCKRYEAYGWHTIFIEDGNDVEAIDRAIQTAKEDPRPSFIEVKTVIGFGSPNRAGTNEAHGKPLGDEEAALVKEAYQWEHEPFHIPEDVRAYFEQKQEEAATVYHQWTETFEAYSKAFPEKAEELARAFDRDWKTEELQELPRYVAGEDTLATRKASGATIQAISSQVNGLFGGSADLASSNNTWMNAFDDFTKDNRKGRNVWFGVREFATAAALNGIALHGGLHAYGATFLVFSDYMRPAVRLSALMGVPVTYVFTHDSIAVGEDGPTHEPIEQLPSLRAMPNLSVIRPADGNETIAAWRLSLEAKDHPTALVLTRQGLPTMTEPEHAYENVKKGAYILADADQPAAAIVATGSEVSLAMAVKEKLSEEGIAIRVISMPSRELFETQAKAYRRSVIDNAIPTVTLEAAATFGWERYAGEGGKTIGIDQFGASAPGNVVMEAFGFHEENIVNEVKALLEQ, encoded by the coding sequence TTGACTTCAAACATAGAACAACGTGCGATTAATACCATACGGACACTCTCCATCGACAGCGTCAATCGAGCAAACGCAGGTCATCCGGGTTTGCCTATGGGGGCTGCGCCGATGGCCTTTGCATTATGGACGAGACACTTCAAACATCATCCGGCGAAACCGAGCTGGTGGGACCGGGATCGTTTTGTCTTATCCGCGGGCCACGGCTCCATGCTTTTGTACAGCTTACTGCACGTAAGCGGCTACGATTTGAGCCTTGAGGAATTGAAAAACTTCCGGCAAATGGGAAGCAAAACGCCGGGGCATCCCGAATATGGCCATACGGCGGGGGTAGACGCGACCACAGGCCCGCTTGGGCAAGGCATTGCCATGTCGGTGGGAATGGCGATGGCAGAAGCCCATCTTGCCGCCACGTACAATAGGGAAGGATACGATCTATTCAACCACTACACGTATGTGATTTGCAGTGATGGGGATGTCATGGAAGGTGTGGCTTCGGAGTCCGCATCTTTAGCCGGCCACCAGCAATTGGGACGTTTGATTGTGCTTTACGATTCCAATGACATTTCCCTCGATGGCGATTTGAATCGCGCGTTTTCGGAGGATGTCTGCAAGCGTTATGAAGCGTATGGGTGGCACACGATTTTTATCGAGGACGGCAATGATGTAGAAGCCATTGACCGTGCGATCCAAACGGCGAAAGAAGACCCTCGGCCCAGTTTTATCGAAGTAAAAACCGTTATCGGCTTCGGTTCACCGAACCGCGCGGGCACAAATGAAGCACACGGAAAGCCGTTGGGAGATGAAGAAGCCGCGCTCGTCAAAGAAGCTTATCAGTGGGAGCACGAACCATTCCATATCCCCGAGGACGTCCGCGCTTATTTTGAACAGAAACAAGAGGAGGCCGCCACTGTTTATCACCAATGGACGGAAACGTTCGAGGCGTACAGCAAAGCCTTCCCGGAAAAAGCCGAGGAACTGGCTCGTGCGTTCGACCGTGATTGGAAAACGGAGGAGTTGCAAGAGCTGCCGAGGTACGTTGCCGGAGAAGACACGCTTGCCACCCGAAAAGCCTCAGGGGCTACGATTCAGGCAATTTCCTCCCAAGTGAACGGGCTATTCGGCGGTTCTGCCGATCTTGCTTCATCCAACAATACATGGATGAATGCGTTTGACGATTTCACGAAGGACAACCGCAAAGGCCGCAATGTCTGGTTTGGCGTAAGGGAGTTCGCCACTGCCGCGGCTTTGAACGGCATTGCACTTCACGGAGGCTTGCATGCGTACGGGGCAACATTTCTCGTCTTTTCCGATTATATGCGTCCGGCTGTCCGCTTGTCGGCGTTAATGGGCGTTCCCGTCACCTATGTGTTCACCCATGACAGCATTGCGGTGGGAGAGGACGGGCCCACCCACGAACCGATTGAGCAGCTGCCATCGTTGCGCGCGATGCCGAATCTTTCCGTCATTCGGCCGGCGGATGGGAACGAAACCATTGCCGCTTGGCGGCTGTCGCTGGAAGCAAAGGATCATCCGACCGCTCTCGTCTTAACGCGCCAAGGGCTTCCGACGATGACGGAACCGGAGCACGCGTATGAAAACGTGAAAAAAGGCGCGTATATTTTGGCGGATGCCGATCAACCGGCGGCCGCGATTGTGGCGACAGGCTCCGAAGTTTCGCTCGCCATGGCAGTAAAGGAGAAACTATCCGAAGAAGGGATCGCCATTCGTGTGATCAGCATGCCAAGCCGGGAGCTTTTTGAAACACAAGCAAAAGCTTATCGGCGATCGGTCATCGACAATGCCATTCCGACGGTCACGCTGGAAGCCGCGGCTACGTTCGGTTGGGAGCGTTACGCGGGAGAGGGCGGCAAGACGATAGGCATCGATCAATTCGGCGCTTCAGCCCCCGGTAATGTTGTCATGGAAGCTTTCGGATTTCACGAAGAAAATATCGTAAATGAAGTAAAAGCCTTACTGGAACAGTAA
- a CDS encoding DUF896 domain-containing protein yields MISDEKLDRINELAKRQKTTGLTADEQEEQKGLREEYLQNFRSSFKQQIQNVSVVDENGNEVTPDKLRNAKGKRRSY; encoded by the coding sequence TTGATATCCGATGAAAAGCTTGACCGAATTAATGAACTAGCCAAACGACAGAAAACAACGGGTTTGACTGCAGATGAACAAGAGGAACAAAAAGGCTTGCGGGAAGAATACCTACAAAATTTTAGATCCTCTTTTAAGCAGCAGATTCAAAATGTATCCGTCGTTGATGAGAATGGAAACGAAGTAACCCCGGACAAATTACGGAATGCCAAAGGCAAACGCCGTTCTTATTAA
- the lexA gene encoding transcriptional repressor LexA, with protein sequence MKKLSQRQETILEFIKDNVKKKGYPPSVREIGEAVDLASSSTVHGHLARLEKKGYIRRDPTKPRAIEVLHLDEEGNEIAEADKPASAYVPLIGKVTAGLPITAIENVEGYMPLPDDLVGSDQVFMLTIEGDSMIEAGILDGDQVIVRQQPTADNGDIIVAMTDEQEATVKRFYNEGDHIRLQPENQMLEPIILDNCQVLGKVNGVFRTIS encoded by the coding sequence ATGAAAAAGCTCTCCCAACGACAAGAAACTATCCTTGAATTTATTAAAGACAATGTGAAAAAGAAAGGATATCCGCCCTCTGTGCGAGAAATTGGCGAAGCGGTCGATCTTGCCTCAAGCTCCACCGTTCACGGCCATTTGGCTCGATTGGAAAAGAAAGGGTATATCCGCAGAGACCCGACGAAGCCAAGGGCAATCGAAGTTCTTCATCTGGATGAAGAAGGGAACGAAATTGCCGAAGCAGACAAACCGGCAAGTGCTTATGTCCCTTTAATCGGGAAAGTAACCGCGGGTCTTCCCATCACAGCCATCGAAAATGTGGAGGGATATATGCCGTTGCCCGACGATTTAGTCGGAAGCGACCAAGTATTCATGCTCACCATTGAAGGGGATAGTATGATTGAGGCGGGGATTCTTGATGGAGATCAGGTGATTGTGCGCCAACAACCGACCGCAGATAACGGCGATATTATCGTAGCGATGACGGACGAACAGGAGGCAACCGTCAAACGATTTTATAATGAAGGGGATCACATTCGATTACAGCCCGAAAACCAAATGTTGGAACCGATCATTCTTGACAATTGCCAAGTGCTCGGAAAAGTAAACGGTGTCTTCCGCACCATTTCGTAA
- a CDS encoding MBL fold metallo-hydrolase codes for MQIYEKEDVTCVEMDIVLGGQKINTVYAFLVDGMLIDTGPKHMEAELIPFYEAHAIDFVTLTHSHEDHSGTASWMQENRDVPIYVHPKGIDICARDWPYPKYRQMTWGKREGFKATPLEDTIQSRNREWKVIDTPGHADDHVALLDEENGTLFSGDLFVGPKPKVIMSSESIPQTMDSIRTLLSYDFDSIFCCHAGYVEDGKGMLKQKLDHLESLSQEVSDLHNEGLTVEEIRDKLYPKKYPIINVSGGEWDSLHIVSSILENE; via the coding sequence ATGCAAATTTATGAAAAAGAAGATGTGACTTGTGTGGAAATGGACATTGTTCTCGGAGGTCAAAAAATAAATACCGTTTATGCCTTTTTGGTGGACGGGATGCTGATCGATACGGGTCCTAAACATATGGAAGCAGAACTTATCCCATTCTATGAAGCGCATGCGATTGATTTTGTAACGCTGACCCATAGCCATGAAGATCATTCCGGTACAGCGTCGTGGATGCAGGAAAACCGAGACGTGCCTATTTATGTTCATCCGAAAGGGATCGATATATGCGCCCGAGATTGGCCCTATCCGAAATACCGGCAGATGACTTGGGGGAAGCGGGAAGGATTTAAGGCGACGCCACTCGAGGATACCATTCAATCTCGAAATCGGGAATGGAAGGTCATCGATACACCAGGCCATGCCGATGATCATGTTGCCCTTTTAGATGAAGAAAACGGCACGTTATTTTCAGGGGATTTGTTTGTCGGTCCGAAGCCGAAGGTCATTATGAGCAGTGAGTCCATCCCACAGACGATGGACTCCATTCGAACGTTACTTTCTTATGATTTTGATTCCATCTTTTGTTGTCATGCCGGATATGTAGAGGATGGAAAAGGGATGTTAAAACAAAAGTTGGATCATCTTGAGAGCCTTTCCCAAGAGGTGAGCGACCTACATAATGAGGGGCTTACCGTAGAGGAGATCAGAGACAAGCTTTACCCGAAAAAGTATCCGATTATCAACGTCTCCGGGGGAGAATGGGACTCTCTGCATATTGTTTCTTCGATTCTGGAGAACGAATAG
- a CDS encoding hotdog fold thioesterase, with amino-acid sequence MRARGNNSLVRELEMEYVELSSNRLVMTMPVGPKSRQPAGILHGGASVALAETAATMATAMNIDPQKFNPVGMEINANHIRSKTEGVVTATATPFHKGRTTMVWDIQLTDENEKLICVSRCTMAVVPKK; translated from the coding sequence ATGCGGGCTCGAGGTAATAATTCCCTCGTTAGAGAACTTGAAATGGAATATGTGGAACTTAGTTCTAACCGTCTGGTCATGACGATGCCCGTAGGACCTAAATCGAGGCAACCGGCCGGTATTTTACACGGTGGGGCGTCTGTTGCTTTGGCGGAAACGGCAGCCACCATGGCGACTGCCATGAATATCGATCCCCAAAAATTCAATCCGGTAGGAATGGAAATTAATGCAAACCATATTCGCAGCAAAACCGAAGGCGTTGTCACCGCAACGGCTACGCCTTTTCACAAAGGACGCACGACCATGGTTTGGGATATTCAACTCACCGATGAAAACGAAAAGCTGATTTGTGTCTCTCGTTGCACCATGGCGGTGGTTCCCAAAAAGTGA
- a CDS encoding TetR/AcrR family transcriptional regulator, which yields MTRSKEFDESAVLHKAMKLFWQQGYEKSSMQDLVTHMGIHRRSIYDTFGSKHALYLKALERYGETVEDQIEKRLKSLDSVKQAIRRLFEMTIHRKETLPSGCLTVNTAVELAEHDKEAMDRVLDSFSNTENLLHELLLSGQKSGEISERHDAEKLSRFFNNSFVGLRVLAKTSNDMQKMEDIVDTTLSVLD from the coding sequence ATGACTCGAAGTAAAGAGTTCGATGAGAGTGCCGTTTTACATAAAGCCATGAAACTCTTTTGGCAACAGGGTTATGAAAAATCGTCGATGCAAGATTTGGTCACGCATATGGGCATCCATCGCAGGAGCATTTATGATACGTTTGGCAGCAAGCATGCGTTGTATCTAAAAGCATTGGAACGCTATGGGGAGACGGTGGAAGACCAAATCGAGAAGCGCTTAAAATCGCTGGATTCAGTTAAGCAGGCGATCAGGCGATTATTTGAGATGACGATCCATCGAAAGGAAACATTACCGAGCGGATGCTTGACGGTGAATACGGCGGTTGAGCTTGCCGAACATGACAAGGAAGCAATGGATAGGGTACTGGACAGTTTCTCCAATACGGAAAACTTGCTGCATGAGCTATTGTTGAGTGGGCAAAAATCGGGAGAAATATCCGAACGTCATGATGCGGAAAAATTGTCCCGGTTTTTCAATAATTCGTTTGTAGGCTTGCGCGTATTGGCGAAAACGAGCAATGACATGCAAAAAATGGAAGACATTGTTGACACCACACTGTCTGTCTTGGATTAA
- a CDS encoding type I restriction endonuclease subunit R, whose protein sequence is MTRLKLGESDFEETTIERLERLGYEYLHAQELFQRGERASLKDVTLPGRLQAFLRETYPDLPEEEIPAAANQFLNPQGLTSMQRNEHFHTMMTKGIDFPFEKDGETVYQHLFPINWEDPEANDFLVVNQLSIEGKVTRIPDVIVYINGLPLVVMELKNPNDEQATVQQAFIQIRNYTVDIYQLFNFNAFSVISDNTETRHGMPFHSLDYFSEWKTTDGRTVDNNKANSMRTMIEGLFPKKRFLAYIRNFILFMDDGDHVTKIGAKYHQFFGVQFSVDETVRATRPDGDRKIGTIWHTQGSGKSISMLFFAAILIKHPEMQNPTIVIQVDRNDLDQQLFETFVAGQSHVGHVHHAKNADQLREMLRGEAGQIIFSTIEKFRTKEEEGIHPVLSERRNIVVIADEAHRTQYSDTGFAGHLQTALPNASHIGFTGTPIALTDRNTKEVFGNVIHSYDMAQAVQDQATVPIYYEPRLIPLDVAEEALDEEYEEVVEFTGDEELDQHKRKWAALEKVVGTKQRLRRLAADIVDHFTATADPFSKAMIVCMSREIAVRLYDELKEEPDCPPVEVIMTGKISEDPIEWRDVQSGSKYAHIKTKEEQEEVKAKLRDPEEPLKMVIVVDMWLTGMDAKPLTYLYVDKPMKGHNLMQAIARVNRVFPGKEGGVIVDYIRIAEHLQAATKQYTNSGGEGQPTFDIDKAVQLFEEQLTKVRAFIPNYLDITHWRYKPKMDREDLIAAIVNEVHEEPEPFLEAEKKLEKAQQLVKNIPEVRENLDEMVLYQMVRSQIKKLMTRGSEERERNETMDERMNRLVDDNVLAKETVDLYQIAGIDKPDINILDEDFIENKKDDNQHEDLRMKLLKKLLQDEIRQQYKPNSPQERSFREMLQKTVDQYHQGLIQSADVMKMMMEVRNGVHHDAHMKEELGLSEEEIEFFKALEARGEHVFDNEFLADLIQNVVRAMKKEFQVDWTKTHRQDVYLKVKNAVKMVLRKEQIKGEQFKFLTNTFIKQAEEQFRDWPKDA, encoded by the coding sequence ATGACCCGGCTCAAATTAGGCGAATCCGATTTTGAAGAAACGACCATTGAACGTCTGGAGCGTTTGGGCTATGAGTATTTGCATGCCCAGGAACTTTTCCAGAGAGGGGAACGTGCGTCTCTTAAAGACGTGACGCTTCCCGGTCGTTTGCAAGCTTTTCTTCGCGAGACCTATCCTGACTTGCCGGAAGAGGAAATCCCCGCTGCGGCGAATCAATTCTTGAACCCGCAGGGGCTTACTTCCATGCAAAGAAACGAACACTTCCATACGATGATGACGAAGGGCATCGATTTCCCTTTTGAAAAAGATGGGGAAACCGTCTACCAACATCTTTTTCCGATCAACTGGGAAGATCCAGAAGCGAACGACTTTCTCGTCGTCAATCAATTGAGCATCGAAGGAAAAGTGACACGCATCCCTGATGTCATTGTTTATATTAATGGTCTGCCGCTTGTCGTCATGGAGTTAAAGAATCCAAACGATGAACAGGCAACGGTCCAACAAGCTTTTATTCAAATCCGCAATTATACGGTAGATATCTATCAACTGTTTAATTTCAACGCTTTTTCTGTTATTTCGGATAATACGGAAACGCGTCACGGCATGCCGTTTCATTCCCTTGATTATTTTTCCGAATGGAAAACGACGGATGGACGGACCGTTGACAACAATAAAGCGAACTCCATGCGCACGATGATCGAAGGTCTTTTTCCGAAAAAACGGTTTTTAGCGTATATCCGCAATTTTATTCTTTTTATGGACGACGGAGATCACGTGACGAAAATCGGTGCCAAGTATCACCAGTTTTTCGGTGTGCAGTTTTCGGTAGATGAAACGGTGCGAGCCACGCGGCCGGATGGTGATCGCAAAATTGGAACGATCTGGCATACTCAAGGGTCCGGGAAGTCTATTTCCATGCTTTTTTTCGCTGCCATCTTGATCAAACATCCGGAGATGCAAAACCCGACGATTGTCATTCAAGTCGATCGTAATGACCTCGATCAGCAATTATTCGAGACGTTTGTAGCCGGACAATCGCATGTCGGTCATGTTCATCATGCCAAGAACGCGGATCAACTGCGGGAAATGTTACGGGGCGAAGCGGGACAAATTATTTTTTCTACCATTGAGAAGTTCCGTACGAAAGAAGAAGAAGGCATTCATCCGGTGCTTTCCGAACGTCGCAATATCGTCGTTATCGCCGATGAAGCGCACCGCACCCAGTATTCGGACACCGGCTTTGCCGGACACTTGCAAACCGCTTTGCCGAATGCGTCCCATATCGGTTTCACCGGGACGCCCATTGCGCTTACTGACCGTAATACAAAAGAAGTGTTCGGAAATGTCATTCACTCGTATGATATGGCCCAGGCCGTTCAGGATCAGGCGACCGTTCCGATCTATTATGAGCCGAGGCTGATTCCATTGGATGTTGCCGAGGAAGCGTTGGATGAAGAATACGAAGAGGTTGTTGAATTCACCGGAGATGAGGAGCTTGATCAACACAAACGAAAGTGGGCCGCGCTGGAAAAAGTCGTCGGGACGAAGCAACGGCTGCGCCGGTTGGCTGCCGACATCGTTGATCATTTTACCGCAACCGCCGATCCTTTTTCGAAGGCAATGATCGTCTGTATGAGCCGAGAGATTGCCGTGCGTCTTTATGATGAATTGAAGGAGGAACCGGATTGTCCGCCGGTGGAAGTGATTATGACCGGGAAAATTTCTGAAGATCCGATCGAATGGCGGGACGTTCAGTCTGGGAGCAAGTACGCGCATATCAAGACGAAAGAAGAACAAGAAGAAGTAAAAGCGAAGCTGCGTGACCCCGAGGAGCCGTTGAAGATGGTCATTGTCGTTGATATGTGGCTCACGGGCATGGACGCCAAACCGCTTACCTATCTATACGTAGACAAACCGATGAAAGGGCACAACCTTATGCAGGCCATTGCCCGTGTTAATCGGGTTTTTCCCGGAAAAGAAGGCGGCGTCATCGTCGACTACATTCGTATTGCCGAACATTTGCAAGCGGCGACTAAACAATACACGAACAGCGGCGGAGAAGGGCAGCCGACGTTTGATATTGATAAGGCCGTGCAATTATTCGAAGAACAGCTCACGAAAGTGCGTGCTTTCATTCCGAATTACCTGGACATTACGCATTGGCGCTACAAGCCAAAAATGGATAGAGAAGATTTAATCGCGGCAATTGTTAATGAAGTGCATGAAGAACCGGAACCATTCCTCGAAGCTGAAAAGAAACTGGAAAAAGCGCAGCAACTCGTTAAAAATATTCCCGAAGTGCGCGAAAACTTGGATGAAATGGTTCTCTATCAAATGGTCAGATCACAAATTAAAAAGCTGATGACTCGGGGGTCTGAGGAGCGGGAGCGTAATGAGACGATGGATGAACGGATGAATCGTCTCGTTGATGATAACGTATTGGCCAAAGAAACAGTCGATTTGTATCAAATTGCCGGCATTGACAAGCCCGATATCAACATCCTGGATGAAGATTTTATCGAAAACAAAAAAGACGATAACCAACACGAAGATTTGCGCATGAAATTGTTGAAGAAACTGTTGCAAGACGAGATCCGGCAACAATATAAACCGAACAGCCCGCAGGAAAGATCATTTCGGGAAATGCTCCAGAAAACCGTGGATCAATACCATCAAGGCTTAATCCAATCTGCGGATGTCATGAAGATGATGATGGAGGTGCGTAATGGCGTACATCACGATGCTCACATGAAAGAAGAACTCGGACTGAGCGAAGAAGAAATTGAATTTTTCAAAGCGCTTGAAGCCCGGGGGGAACACGTCTTTGACAATGAATTTCTGGCTGACCTCATCCAAAACGTCGTTCGCGCCATGAAAAAAGAATTCCAAGTCGACTGGACGAAGACCCACCGCCAGGACGTTTACCTGAAAGTGAAAAACGCCGTCAAAATGGTGCTGCGCAAAGAGCAGATCAAAGGAGAACAGTTCAAGTTCCTGACCAACACGTTCATCAAGCAAGCCGAGGAGCAGTTCAGGGATTGGCCGAAGGATGCTTAA